One window of Mesoplasma syrphidae genomic DNA carries:
- a CDS encoding type IA DNA topoisomerase yields MAKILVLLESPSKVTKIQHFLEEEFSENQYEVLASGGHITKIADTGTWGLGIDLETMTPKFINERTKAKNIAAIKKAGKNADVIVLASDPDREGEAIAWHLGNIFEGTGKIIKRATFNEITKDAVVESFRNLREIDLDLVKAQLSRQMLDKIIGYLVSKSLQKSTGLMSAGRVQTPALNILVTRDKLIKAFKEVIYRKISVINQAENILLTLNKGLDKKVVNTEKTSYISTEQANEIIKSLSTSYQCSEYVAKEFETRSFKPYSTAGLLQDGFSKLRLSAAQITVAAQKLYEAGLITYIRTDSTRYSAQFIKEAKNYIETNFENSLYKDPIIIKTKKDDKSQDAHESIRPTDLFITPEKVTIEDELQKRIYNLIWWNTVKSLMRGPSGLNHRWTFMNNGYEFKQSWQEITDFGYQAIKRSTFDEGIELNEDDEEVAQNTKNPKPKLEFKTGFTKEISKDFIKNDEAKTMPPNMFNQASLIKELKNLGIGRPSTYNPILAKLKEREYAIYHKGKAIEMTDKGYIANNFLYSKFEDFFNLNYTAKMEETLDEISDGDYNYVNWLKDIYTKLNDRVLLETENAKTSDIPCPKCGEGTLVFIKSRFNRGRGCSNFTKTKCGYREYEQPDGTWKEYVTPEKTTETTKNKKPAKK; encoded by the coding sequence ATGGCAAAAATACTAGTACTATTGGAATCACCATCTAAGGTTACAAAAATTCAGCATTTCTTGGAGGAAGAGTTTTCTGAAAATCAATATGAAGTTTTGGCAAGTGGAGGTCACATTACTAAAATTGCAGATACAGGTACTTGAGGTCTAGGAATTGATTTGGAAACAATGACTCCTAAATTTATAAATGAGAGAACAAAAGCCAAGAATATTGCAGCAATTAAAAAAGCTGGAAAAAACGCCGATGTGATTGTGCTTGCTTCAGATCCGGACCGTGAAGGAGAAGCCATTGCTTGACATTTAGGAAACATTTTTGAAGGTACAGGTAAAATTATTAAAAGAGCAACTTTTAATGAAATTACTAAAGATGCAGTTGTTGAAAGTTTCAGAAACTTAAGAGAGATTGACTTGGATTTGGTTAAAGCTCAATTGTCACGTCAAATGTTAGATAAGATTATTGGATACTTAGTTTCTAAATCACTACAAAAATCAACAGGATTGATGAGTGCAGGACGTGTTCAAACTCCAGCCTTAAATATTTTAGTCACTCGTGATAAATTAATTAAAGCTTTTAAGGAAGTTATTTATCGTAAGATTTCTGTAATTAACCAAGCTGAAAATATTTTATTAACACTGAATAAGGGATTAGACAAAAAAGTTGTTAATACAGAAAAAACTTCATATATCTCAACAGAACAAGCAAATGAAATTATTAAAAGTCTTTCGACTTCTTATCAATGTAGCGAATACGTAGCAAAAGAATTTGAAACACGAAGTTTTAAACCTTATTCAACAGCAGGACTCTTACAAGATGGATTTTCAAAATTGAGATTAAGTGCTGCTCAGATTACTGTTGCCGCACAAAAATTGTATGAAGCTGGATTGATTACTTATATTCGTACAGATTCAACTCGATATAGTGCCCAATTTATTAAAGAAGCCAAAAACTACATTGAAACAAATTTTGAAAATAGCTTATACAAAGATCCAATTATTATCAAAACTAAAAAGGATGACAAATCGCAAGATGCCCATGAGTCAATTCGCCCAACGGATTTATTTATTACTCCTGAAAAAGTTACTATCGAAGATGAATTGCAAAAACGTATTTACAATTTGATTTGATGAAATACAGTTAAATCATTAATGCGTGGTCCTTCTGGTCTAAATCATCGTTGGACTTTCATGAATAATGGTTATGAATTTAAGCAATCTTGGCAAGAAATTACTGACTTTGGTTATCAAGCAATTAAACGCTCAACTTTTGATGAAGGAATTGAATTGAATGAAGACGATGAAGAAGTTGCTCAAAATACTAAAAATCCAAAACCTAAATTGGAATTCAAAACTGGGTTTACAAAAGAAATATCAAAAGATTTTATAAAAAATGATGAAGCCAAAACTATGCCACCAAATATGTTTAACCAAGCAAGTTTAATTAAAGAACTGAAAAATTTAGGAATCGGGCGACCCTCTACATATAATCCAATTTTGGCAAAACTAAAAGAGCGAGAATATGCAATATATCACAAAGGTAAGGCTATTGAAATGACAGACAAGGGTTATATTGCTAATAACTTTTTATATAGTAAATTTGAAGATTTTTTTAATTTAAACTATACAGCTAAAATGGAAGAAACGCTGGATGAAATTTCTGATGGAGATTATAACTATGTTAATTGGTTGAAAGATATTTATACTAAACTAAATGACCGAGTTTTATTGGAAACTGAAAATGCCAAGACAAGCGATATTCCTTGTCCAAAATGTGGCGAAGGTACTTTAGTATTTATTAAGTCCCGTTTTAATCGTGGTCGTGGATGTTCAAACTTTACAAAGACTAAATGTGGTTACCGTGAATACGAACAGCCTGACGGAACCTGAAAAGAATATGTAACTCCAGAAAAAACTACAGAGACAACTAAAAATAAAAAACCAGCTAAAAAATAA
- a CDS encoding HD domain-containing protein: MFEKVIRDSVHGDIYINEEVVYQIMNTPEMQRMRRILQLGGAQFAYPGASHTRFSHSIGVYHIVGMFLDAPGFKEVNEKDRILVKLAGLMHDFGHGPFSHTFEKITTKSHEDYTADIIRNSNGNIAPILKSFNIDPEEVIQIIEGVYPNKAVNLLVSSQLDADRLDYLMRDSYNCGVNYAALDIKWMVRHAQVIDDKIVFPKKLVYAIESYLLGRYHMYKQVYNHKLSIAFDAMFIVWFKRLKYLFDKGYQFKHSYIGEMFKEIFNKQEIPLEKYLTFDDYFIFEIFKMCAIEDDQILADLSDRLINRRIFAYCEFSDIKVGEMKTKLKEAGYNLDYYFISITPKQSLIYKDGIIDGKDERIYIQNHNKIQSIQKLSLLTDSIKEINEIKLEKKYLFPKEIV, encoded by the coding sequence ATGTTTGAAAAAGTGATTAGAGACAGTGTACATGGCGATATCTATATTAACGAAGAGGTTGTGTATCAAATTATGAATACTCCTGAAATGCAAAGAATGCGTCGAATTCTTCAATTGGGTGGCGCACAATTTGCTTATCCAGGAGCATCACACACAAGATTTTCTCATTCAATTGGCGTCTATCATATTGTAGGAATGTTTCTAGATGCTCCTGGTTTTAAAGAAGTAAATGAAAAAGATCGAATTTTAGTTAAGTTAGCAGGATTAATGCATGACTTTGGACATGGACCTTTTTCGCATACCTTTGAAAAAATCACTACTAAAAGTCATGAAGATTATACAGCTGATATTATTAGAAATTCAAACGGTAATATTGCACCAATTTTAAAAAGTTTTAATATTGACCCAGAAGAAGTTATTCAAATTATTGAAGGAGTTTACCCCAATAAAGCAGTTAATTTACTAGTGAGCTCGCAGCTAGATGCTGATCGTTTGGATTATTTAATGCGCGACTCATATAATTGTGGAGTTAATTATGCCGCTTTAGACATCAAGTGAATGGTTCGTCACGCACAAGTTATTGACGATAAAATTGTATTTCCTAAAAAACTTGTATATGCGATTGAGTCATATTTGCTAGGTCGCTATCATATGTATAAACAAGTATATAATCATAAACTATCAATTGCTTTTGACGCAATGTTCATTGTTTGATTTAAAAGATTAAAATATTTGTTTGATAAAGGTTATCAATTCAAACATTCTTACATTGGAGAAATGTTCAAAGAAATTTTTAACAAACAAGAAATTCCTCTAGAAAAATATCTGACCTTTGATGATTACTTTATTTTTGAAATTTTTAAAATGTGCGCAATTGAGGACGATCAAATTTTAGCTGATTTGTCTGATCGTTTAATTAATCGCCGTATATTTGCTTATTGTGAATTTTCAGATATTAAAGTAGGAGAGATGAAGACAAAACTAAAGGAGGCTGGATATAACTTAGATTATTACTTTATTTCAATAACACCAAAGCAGTCTTTAATTTATAAAGACGGAATTATTGATGGAAAAGATGAACGAATTTATATTCAAAATCACAACAAAATTCAGTCAATTCAAAAGTTGAGTTTATTGACTGATTCTATTAAAGAAATAAATGAAATTAAATTAGAAAAAAAATATTTATTTCCAAAAGAAATAGTGTAA
- the rbsK gene encoding ribokinase: MHKIVVIGSLNVDSVFKVKKIPKPGATIFSSSFEYHFGGKGANQAYTIGKLGGDVELLGVVGNDEYGSKILQHLNKEANVKIDQIRVSSKFFTGMANIIVDDFGDNQIIVHSGANFDFDSKYLETIKKVIDLKEIIILQLEIPLNIVEDIINYAHEQQKIVILNPAPVQSNCEKFLSKVDYLIPNETELEILMNQKFESQSQFLEAAQKFVKEKHIKNLIVTLGAAGSYLITQNVCKFINVYKANAVDSTCAGDSYLGAFATKLSQGIAIEDALDYAALVSAIVVTKNGAQSSIPSQEEIEKVKLFK, translated from the coding sequence ATGCATAAGATAGTAGTTATTGGTTCACTAAATGTAGATTCAGTTTTCAAGGTTAAAAAAATACCAAAACCAGGAGCAACAATTTTTTCGAGCAGCTTTGAATATCATTTTGGTGGTAAAGGTGCTAACCAGGCATATACGATAGGTAAACTTGGTGGCGATGTTGAACTTTTAGGTGTTGTTGGAAATGATGAGTATGGAAGTAAAATTTTGCAGCATTTAAATAAAGAGGCAAATGTTAAGATTGATCAAATTAGAGTCAGTTCCAAATTTTTTACAGGAATGGCAAATATCATTGTTGATGATTTTGGTGATAATCAAATTATTGTTCATTCAGGAGCCAACTTTGACTTTGATTCCAAATATTTGGAAACTATCAAAAAGGTTATTGATTTAAAAGAAATTATAATTTTGCAGTTAGAAATTCCTCTCAATATTGTTGAGGATATTATCAATTATGCCCATGAGCAGCAAAAAATAGTTATTCTAAATCCGGCTCCAGTCCAAAGCAATTGTGAAAAGTTTTTATCAAAAGTGGATTACTTAATTCCCAATGAAACAGAGCTTGAAATTTTAATGAATCAAAAATTTGAATCGCAAAGTCAATTTTTAGAAGCGGCACAAAAATTTGTTAAAGAAAAACATATTAAAAACCTGATTGTTACTTTGGGGGCTGCTGGATCATATCTTATCACCCAAAACGTATGTAAGTTTATTAATGTTTACAAGGCTAATGCTGTTGACTCAACTTGTGCTGGAGATAGTTATCTTGGGGCATTCGCTACAAAACTTTCTCAAGGAATTGCCATAGAAGATGCTTTGGACTATGCTGCTTTAGTAAGCGCAATAGTAGTTACTAAAAATGGGGCTCAGAGTTCAATCCCTTCTCAAGAAGAAATTGAAAAGGTAAAGTTATTTAAATAA
- the rpoE gene encoding DNA-directed RNA polymerase subunit delta — protein MKLSNIDIAYEFLKQKNDASKFDEIWNSVAEVIGAAGKNKNSVIAELYSDLVLDNRFSLTPEGTWALRENVKFEDIKKQYAYVDELGKSKKTKIREVEEIEETLEVDELDVEEDEEDIEEDDDFIDDDEEID, from the coding sequence ATGAAATTATCCAACATTGATATAGCTTACGAATTTCTGAAACAGAAAAATGATGCATCAAAATTTGATGAAATTTGAAACTCTGTAGCAGAAGTAATCGGAGCTGCTGGTAAAAACAAAAACTCTGTGATTGCAGAACTATATAGTGACCTAGTTTTGGATAACAGATTTTCATTGACTCCAGAAGGAACATGAGCTTTAAGAGAAAACGTAAAGTTTGAAGATATTAAAAAACAATACGCTTACGTTGATGAACTTGGGAAATCAAAGAAAACAAAAATTAGAGAAGTTGAAGAAATTGAAGAGACTTTGGAAGTTGATGAATTAGACGTCGAAGAAGATGAAGAAGACATCGAAGAAGATGACGATTTTATTGACGATGACGAAGAAATTGATTAG
- a CDS encoding CTP synthase has product MSKYIFVTGGVVSGLGKGITASSLGTLLKNSGLKVYMQKFDPYLNVDPGTMSPYQHGEVFVTDDGGETDLDLGHYERFIDENLSKISSTSAGRIYLDVIEAERRGDWAGKTIQVIPHITDAIKAKIYAAAERSEADVVISEIGGTVGDIESQPFIEALRQVRREQGRDNVLFIHVGLLPYLTASKEYKTKPIQASVKELLGMGIQPDVIVARSDKRAPTEIKDKISLFCNVPIKNVIEAVDMDSIYKVPAEMKRQDLHKIAIEHLKLKAKETQSAEWDQFVKKINDAIEDFEVTFVGKYIELQDAYLSVIESLKIAGWEYGRNLKIRWIQADEITEENYKEKFAVSQGILVPGGFGSRGVEGMMLASRFARENNIPYLGICLGMQIATISIARDILKLSDANSTEFNSETKNPIFDFIRGIDRDNIGGTLRLGKMPTKLKQNSIAAKLYESDIALERHRHRYEFKNELREKFEKHAGVVFSGIYEEKDLVEIIELPKHRFFVASQYHPEFTSRPNKPNPLFKGFVEAIIKNVNK; this is encoded by the coding sequence ATGAGTAAATATATATTCGTAACTGGAGGAGTTGTTTCAGGATTGGGAAAAGGGATTACTGCCAGTTCATTGGGAACGCTATTAAAAAACAGTGGTCTAAAAGTTTATATGCAAAAGTTTGATCCATATTTAAATGTTGATCCAGGAACAATGTCTCCATACCAGCATGGAGAAGTTTTCGTAACTGATGATGGGGGTGAAACAGATTTAGATTTAGGACATTATGAACGTTTCATTGATGAAAATTTATCAAAGATATCATCAACATCTGCAGGAAGAATTTATTTAGATGTAATTGAAGCTGAACGCCGTGGAGATTGAGCTGGAAAAACAATTCAAGTTATTCCTCATATAACTGATGCAATCAAAGCAAAAATTTATGCTGCTGCTGAACGCAGTGAAGCTGATGTGGTTATTTCTGAAATTGGTGGAACTGTTGGAGATATTGAGTCTCAACCATTTATTGAAGCCTTACGTCAAGTAAGAAGAGAACAAGGACGTGATAATGTTTTATTCATTCATGTGGGTCTACTTCCGTATCTGACAGCTTCTAAAGAATATAAAACAAAGCCGATTCAGGCATCGGTAAAAGAACTTTTAGGAATGGGAATTCAACCTGATGTAATTGTTGCTAGAAGCGACAAACGTGCTCCAACAGAAATTAAAGATAAAATTTCTTTGTTCTGTAATGTACCGATTAAAAACGTTATTGAAGCAGTTGATATGGATTCAATTTATAAAGTTCCAGCAGAGATGAAGCGTCAAGATTTACATAAAATTGCAATTGAGCACTTAAAATTAAAAGCCAAGGAAACTCAATCAGCAGAATGAGATCAGTTTGTTAAAAAAATTAATGATGCTATTGAAGACTTTGAAGTTACATTTGTTGGTAAATATATAGAATTGCAAGATGCCTATTTATCTGTTATTGAGTCACTTAAAATTGCTGGATGAGAGTATGGACGCAATTTAAAAATTCGCTGAATTCAAGCAGATGAAATTACTGAAGAAAACTACAAAGAAAAATTTGCAGTTTCTCAAGGAATTTTAGTTCCCGGAGGATTCGGAAGTCGTGGTGTTGAAGGAATGATGCTAGCTTCCAGATTTGCTCGTGAAAATAATATTCCATATTTAGGAATTTGTTTGGGAATGCAAATTGCAACAATTTCAATTGCACGTGATATCTTAAAATTATCAGATGCAAACTCAACTGAATTTAATAGCGAAACTAAAAATCCTATATTTGATTTTATTAGAGGAATTGATCGTGATAATATTGGGGGAACTTTGCGTCTAGGAAAAATGCCAACCAAATTAAAACAAAATTCAATTGCAGCTAAATTGTATGAAAGTGATATTGCCTTAGAACGTCATCGTCATCGCTATGAATTTAAAAATGAATTACGTGAAAAATTTGAAAAGCATGCAGGAGTAGTATTTTCAGGAATCTATGAAGAAAAAGATTTAGTCGAAATTATTGAACTACCAAAGCACAGGTTTTTTGTAGCATCGCAATATCACCCTGAATTTACTTCTCGACCAAACAAGCCAAATCCTTTATTTAAAGGTTTTGTTGAAGCAATTATTAAAAATGTGAATAAATAA
- a CDS encoding YfcC family protein encodes MDQNKLERLNDLKKNVELKILQENNLPDNGNEEKTKTIELLNISLGEINKRIDEYYQENPSASVSGVVKKPKVKKTRKMWAAVVILLLIVAAVVFLSWILKLTGKQVVSGVDEQGNEIWVPIKALGILDIFYLPLKGFERQVEIVIFILMIGAFINVVVRSKALEGMAQNITLTLKGKEIWATVPLMLFFSICGSIEGMCEESLGFYAICIPLMLMAGFDTFTAFLIVFLGAGIGVVGSTLNPFAVTVAVNELNEWAKDPNFISSGDGLVWRFGTWAVLTIFAIVFTIKYAKKVKNDPQKSVVFATLEGDKKFFLANSYEKIEMNWKRKITVWVFCLTFLLMLVYLVKWDSIFGITWFETASQWVHEHLWFFSSQIPGIGVGYLIEVAAFFMIATVILGLVNGLGQEKFLGQFTEGAADYIGVVFVLATAAGVSIGIENSNIKFLITEVVKNGLSGVQSSYVKLILLFLIFIPISFLIPSTSGFSALIFPLIAPIVAIEGQTPGTWVAHPALASGSIAAFVNANGFVNLFTPMSAALMGGLALSRVEYGTFLKKMLPFFVGVLVIIMTMLCIGVYISENVNPVLA; translated from the coding sequence ATGGATCAAAATAAGTTAGAAAGACTAAATGATCTTAAGAAAAATGTTGAATTAAAAATTCTCCAAGAAAATAATTTGCCAGATAATGGCAATGAAGAGAAAACTAAAACGATAGAACTTCTTAATATTTCTTTAGGAGAAATTAATAAACGTATTGATGAATACTATCAAGAAAATCCATCAGCTTCAGTTAGTGGAGTTGTAAAGAAACCAAAAGTTAAAAAAACTCGCAAAATGTGAGCTGCTGTAGTTATTTTATTATTAATTGTAGCTGCAGTTGTTTTTCTATCATGAATTTTGAAATTGACTGGAAAACAAGTAGTTTCAGGAGTTGATGAACAAGGTAATGAAATTTGAGTACCGATTAAAGCTTTAGGAATTCTCGATATTTTTTATTTACCATTAAAGGGATTTGAACGCCAAGTTGAAATTGTAATTTTTATTTTAATGATTGGTGCTTTTATAAATGTAGTTGTTCGTTCTAAAGCATTAGAAGGAATGGCTCAAAATATCACTCTTACTTTAAAAGGAAAAGAAATTTGAGCAACTGTTCCGTTAATGTTGTTTTTCTCTATTTGTGGATCAATTGAAGGAATGTGTGAAGAGTCACTGGGATTCTATGCCATTTGTATTCCACTGATGCTAATGGCTGGATTTGATACTTTTACAGCTTTTTTAATTGTTTTTTTGGGAGCAGGAATTGGAGTAGTTGGTTCAACCTTGAATCCTTTTGCTGTGACTGTTGCTGTAAATGAATTAAATGAGTGAGCAAAAGACCCAAACTTTATTTCATCAGGAGATGGTTTGGTTTGAAGATTTGGTACTTGAGCTGTTTTAACAATATTTGCAATTGTTTTTACAATTAAGTATGCCAAAAAGGTAAAAAATGATCCTCAAAAATCTGTAGTATTTGCTACTTTAGAAGGCGATAAAAAGTTTTTTCTCGCAAATTCTTATGAAAAAATTGAAATGAATTGAAAGCGTAAGATTACTGTTTGAGTTTTTTGTTTGACTTTTCTACTTATGTTAGTTTACTTAGTTAAATGAGATAGTATCTTTGGAATTACTTGATTTGAGACTGCTTCGCAATGAGTTCACGAACATTTGTGATTTTTCTCTAGCCAAATTCCAGGGATTGGAGTTGGATATTTAATTGAGGTTGCAGCCTTTTTTATGATTGCAACTGTTATTTTGGGTCTTGTAAATGGGCTAGGCCAAGAAAAATTTTTGGGACAATTTACAGAAGGCGCTGCTGATTATATTGGGGTTGTTTTTGTTTTGGCAACTGCGGCTGGAGTGTCAATTGGGATTGAAAATTCTAATATCAAATTTTTAATTACTGAGGTTGTTAAAAATGGGTTATCTGGAGTTCAAAGTTCATATGTAAAACTTATTTTGTTATTTTTAATTTTTATTCCAATTTCATTTTTGATTCCGTCTACTTCTGGATTTTCTGCATTAATTTTTCCACTAATTGCTCCAATTGTTGCAATTGAAGGTCAAACGCCAGGAACTTGAGTAGCTCACCCAGCATTAGCGTCAGGTTCAATTGCAGCTTTTGTCAATGCTAATGGGTTCGTTAATTTATTTACTCCAATGTCTGCTGCACTAATGGGTGGTTTGGCATTATCGAGAGTAGAATACGGAACTTTTTTGAAAAAAATGCTTCCTTTCTTTGTTGGAGTGTTAGTAATTATAATGACAATGTTATGTATAGGAGTTTATATTTCTGAAAATGTCAATCCAGTACTAGCATAA
- a CDS encoding MFS transporter, which yields MKTKKIKWSFFEDFKKNFPLLILALADVVVMAIPFYMENYIPNINGNLNLTAAEYSQAGAIYGFVALPCYILGAYIGDKFKSKHLMVLSLALTSILGAWYLMLPIIGAVNPDSNVIKYQLYFIFGGFSFATCGLFWAPLWKVIKNHGTEELLGEEKEKRVGANNGYQGMMNGLIGLTLALFGTLLLTLSTNGLLPNLVIKETEISLGFFILVTIYVLLTVLSLIMIFFVIKEPKIPETSFSVKSLVAVIKQWKIWLLGFLVLGVYMLQMGLSSYINYMNNVFLIPAVAVMIIGIFRTYVMRFLIASPFGKRADKSHSYIFLICVGLLIGIVLVCIAIMLPGFNNDFNKEGAGNFGTGKIIIQFAAGLNLILLGMVTWALVTIRWTPIGAELKVDNKDYAAGVNIISVIAFTPDAFFKQIRSAIESKHNMVLENGTIVANQTGNQLILLVVAVFAVFGLICGTALYILLYKNSDKFIFKKNRNKIAEISK from the coding sequence ATGAAAACTAAAAAAATAAAATGAAGTTTTTTTGAAGATTTCAAAAAAAACTTTCCCTTATTAATTCTGGCTCTTGCAGATGTTGTTGTTATGGCCATACCATTCTACATGGAAAACTATATTCCAAATATTAATGGTAACTTAAACTTGACAGCGGCTGAGTATTCTCAAGCTGGAGCAATTTATGGATTTGTAGCACTCCCATGCTACATTCTAGGAGCCTATATTGGAGATAAATTTAAAAGTAAGCATCTAATGGTACTTTCTTTGGCCCTTACTAGTATTTTAGGTGCTTGATATTTAATGCTACCAATTATTGGTGCTGTTAATCCTGACTCTAACGTTATTAAATATCAACTATATTTCATTTTTGGAGGATTTTCTTTTGCTACATGTGGACTATTTTGAGCACCATTATGAAAAGTGATCAAAAACCATGGAACTGAAGAACTTTTAGGAGAAGAAAAAGAAAAACGTGTCGGTGCTAACAATGGTTACCAAGGAATGATGAATGGACTAATTGGTTTGACATTGGCTTTGTTTGGAACTTTACTATTAACCTTATCAACTAATGGCCTTTTACCTAACTTAGTAATCAAAGAAACCGAAATTAGTTTAGGATTTTTTATTTTGGTAACAATTTATGTTTTGTTAACTGTTCTTTCTTTAATAATGATTTTCTTTGTTATTAAAGAACCTAAAATTCCTGAAACATCATTTTCAGTTAAATCTTTGGTTGCTGTAATTAAACAATGAAAAATATGATTATTAGGATTTTTAGTATTAGGTGTCTATATGCTGCAAATGGGATTAAGTTCATATATAAACTATATGAACAATGTTTTCTTAATTCCCGCTGTTGCTGTAATGATAATTGGAATCTTTAGAACCTATGTTATGAGGTTTCTAATTGCTTCACCTTTTGGAAAGCGTGCTGACAAATCGCATTCATATATATTTTTGATTTGTGTTGGACTGCTTATTGGAATTGTACTTGTTTGTATAGCAATTATGCTTCCAGGATTTAACAACGATTTTAATAAAGAGGGGGCCGGCAACTTTGGCACAGGTAAAATTATAATTCAGTTTGCTGCTGGACTTAACTTAATTCTTTTGGGAATGGTTACATGAGCATTAGTTACAATTAGATGAACCCCAATTGGAGCAGAATTAAAAGTTGACAATAAAGATTATGCAGCTGGAGTTAATATAATTTCAGTAATTGCTTTTACTCCTGATGCTTTCTTTAAACAAATAAGATCAGCTATTGAATCCAAACATAACATGGTTTTAGAAAATGGTACAATAGTTGCCAATCAAACTGGAAATCAGCTAATTTTGTTAGTGGTTGCAGTATTTGCAGTATTCGGTTTAATTTGCGGAACAGCATTGTATATACTATTATACAAAAATAGTGACAAATTTATTTTTAAAAAAAATCGTAACAAAATTGCTGAAATATCTAAATAA
- the gltX gene encoding glutamate--tRNA ligase, producing the protein MKKYRLRYAPSPTGYLHIGNTRTALMDYLFAKHYNGDFIVRIEDTDIARNVEDAIDSQFSNLNWLGIIPDESILNPGASKYGKYIQSEKLEIYREHAQTLINNNFAYKCFCSSEDLEKDYEKQVARGIVATKYSGKCANLDIPTIEKLERTQTEYSIRFKVPANGIWTINDLVRGQVTFEAKDLGDFVIIKSNGIATYNFAVVVDDHDMEITHVVRGEEHISNTPRQMMIFDAFNWVYPDFCHLTLIVDSTGKKLSKRSGNSLFFIEQYRSQGYLPEAMFNYIALLGWSPPGEQEILNKEELISIFDEKRFSKSPSTFDMVKMKWINSQYMKKLSDEKYLDFIKNFIDKTRFDTTSKTKEWIDQVLLLFKKEVEFGIQINDHLNIFFNDIQIDQEVRNQLEELENYEIPITIFKNKIANLKHWSIEAIKEVIKETGIEANLKGKNLFMPIRISASKSQHGPSLADVIFLLGQTNVLKNIDSFKF; encoded by the coding sequence ATGAAAAAATATAGACTACGTTATGCCCCATCACCAACAGGGTATTTACATATTGGAAATACAAGAACAGCATTGATGGATTATCTTTTTGCAAAACATTACAATGGAGACTTTATTGTTAGAATTGAAGATACTGATATTGCCAGAAATGTAGAAGATGCAATTGATTCACAATTTAGCAATTTGAATTGATTAGGGATAATTCCTGATGAATCAATTCTTAATCCCGGTGCCTCAAAATATGGCAAGTATATTCAATCAGAAAAATTAGAGATATATCGTGAGCATGCGCAAACTCTGATCAATAATAATTTTGCTTATAAATGTTTTTGTTCAAGTGAAGACTTGGAAAAAGATTATGAAAAACAAGTCGCTCGGGGAATTGTGGCAACTAAGTATTCTGGAAAATGTGCCAACTTGGATATCCCAACAATTGAAAAGCTGGAAAGAACTCAAACAGAATACTCAATTCGTTTTAAAGTTCCCGCCAACGGAATATGAACCATTAATGATTTGGTTCGTGGACAAGTTACTTTTGAAGCAAAAGATTTGGGAGATTTTGTAATTATTAAATCTAATGGAATTGCTACTTATAATTTTGCAGTTGTAGTCGATGATCATGATATGGAAATAACTCATGTTGTTCGTGGAGAAGAACATATCTCAAATACTCCTCGCCAAATGATGATTTTTGATGCTTTTAATTGAGTTTATCCAGACTTTTGTCATTTAACACTAATTGTTGATTCGACAGGAAAAAAATTATCAAAGCGTAGTGGTAATTCATTGTTTTTTATTGAACAATACCGCAGTCAAGGCTATTTACCTGAAGCAATGTTTAACTATATTGCTTTATTAGGATGGTCCCCTCCCGGAGAACAAGAGATTTTAAATAAGGAAGAATTGATTAGTATCTTTGATGAAAAGCGTTTTTCAAAATCACCTTCGACATTTGATATGGTGAAAATGAAATGAATTAATTCTCAATATATGAAAAAACTGAGTGATGAAAAGTATTTAGATTTCATTAAAAATTTCATTGATAAAACTCGTTTTGATACAACTAGCAAAACAAAGGAATGAATTGATCAGGTCTTATTATTATTTAAAAAGGAAGTTGAATTTGGAATACAAATTAATGACCACTTAAATATATTCTTCAATGATATTCAAATTGATCAGGAAGTTCGCAATCAACTAGAAGAGCTGGAAAATTATGAAATTCCAATAACTATTTTTAAAAATAAAATTGCTAATTTGAAACATTGAAGCATTGAAGCAATCAAAGAAGTTATTAAAGAAACAGGAATTGAAGCTAACTTAAAAGGTAAAAATCTATTTATGCCTATTCGCATCTCTGCGTCTAAGTCTCAACATGGTCCATCATTAGCTGACGTTATCTTTTTGTTAGGGCAAACAAATGTTCTAAAAAATATAGACAGTTTTAAGTTTTAA